A genomic region of Arvicola amphibius chromosome 7, mArvAmp1.2, whole genome shotgun sequence contains the following coding sequences:
- the LOC119819726 gene encoding odorant-binding protein 2a-like: protein MKSLLLTSMLLGLVAVLKAQELPTDDQEDYSGTWYPKATIYNGSLPSYKIPSKVFPVKVTAVEGGDLEANIILWMNDQCHDIKILMKKTKEPGKFTSFHGKKSIYITQLPVKDHYIFYCEGHYHGKFFAMGKLMGRNPEENPEAMEEFKKFVQRKGLKEENLLVPELKALLPAETWKKYSDIVGLVSKEHSIGLPGEPCEVLEHHLGHGGHSVGEDVPIPGDQYSLRVQTPWCWLSSMSPLLRVAGTQASAPQLSDPPV from the exons ATGAAGAGCCTGCTCTTGACCTCCATGCTTCTGGGGCTGGTGGCTGTCCTGAAGGCCCAAGAACTTCCAACAGATGACCAGGAAGAT TACTCTGGGACCTGGTATCCAAAGGCCACAATATACAATGGCAGCCTACCCAGTTACAAGATACCCTCAAAGGTTTTCCCTGTGAAGGTGACAGCCGTGGAAGGAGGAGACCTGGAGGCCAACATTATATTATG GATGAATGATCAGTGCCACGACATTAAAATTCTGATGAAGAAAACTAAGGAGCCTGGCAAATTCACCTCCT TTCACGGCAAGAAGTCCATCTATATCACACAGCTGCCGGTGAAGGACCACTACATCTTCTACTGTGAAGGCCATTACCACGGGAAGTTCTTTGCCATGGGAAAGCTCATGG GGAGAAACCCTGAGGAAAacccagaggccatggaagaatttaagaaatttgtACAGCGTAAGGGACTCAAAGAGGAAAACCTCCTTGTCCCAGAGTTGAAAG CCCTGCTGCCAGCAGAGACATGGAAAAAGTACAGTGACATTGTTGGGCTGGTGTCCAAGGAGCATAGCATCGGACTTCCTGGAGAGCCTTGTGAGGTCCTAGAACACCACCTG GGACATGGTGGCCACAGTGTGGGAGAAGATGTACCGATCCCAGGTGATCAATACAGCCTCAGAGTGCAAACCCCATGGTGCTGGCTGTCCAGCATGTCACCTCTGCTGAGGGTTGCTGGAACTCAGGCTAGTGCCCCTCAGCTCAGTGACCCTCCTGTCTAA
- the LOC119818730 gene encoding protein B-Myc: MRTAPGFRSSPARLGVALKRTAETMPLHVSLANGNRDLDYDSVQPYFMCDDEEEDMQQQPPQPPAPSEDIWKKFELLPTPRPSPGHAGLYSPSSEADAAAFSPREHDGDSFYPADLLEMVPELPGEAVKHSFVCDPDDETFVKNIILQDCMWNGFSASAKLVSKLDTYQAVRKEGASASPAGDTEPATPPDCTCNT; encoded by the coding sequence ATGCGCACCGCGCCAGGTTTCCGCAGCAGCCCTGCTCGCCTTGGTGTGGCCCTCAAACGCACAGCCGAGACCATGCCCCTACACGTGAGCCTCGCCAACGGCAACCGGGACCTGGACTACGACTCGGTGCAGCCATACTTCATGTGCGACGATGAGGAAGAAGATATGCAGCAGCAGCCGCCGCAGCCGCCCGCGCCCAGCGAGGACATCTGGAAGAAATTCGAGCTGCTGCCCACACCGCGCCCGTCCCCGGGCCACGCCGGCCTCTACTCACCTTCCAGCGAAGCGGACGCCGCGGCTTTCTCCCCCAGGGAACACGACGGTGACAGCTTCTACCCCGCAGACCTGCTGGAGATGGTGCCCGAGCTGCCTGGAGAGGCGGTGAAGCACAGCTTCGTCTGCGACCCGGACGACGAGACCTTCGTGAAGAACATCATTCTGCAGGACTGTATGTGGAATGGCTTCTCGGCCTCCGCCAAACTGGTCTCCAAGCTGGACACCTACCAGGCTGTGCGCAAAGAAGGCGCCAGCGCGAGCCCGGCCGGGGACACTGAGCCTGCGACGCCTCCAGACTGCACCTGCAACACCTGA